From one Triticum urartu cultivar G1812 chromosome 3, Tu2.1, whole genome shotgun sequence genomic stretch:
- the LOC125543353 gene encoding uncharacterized protein LOC125543353 yields the protein MTAAVAQSHECDGGWGKNGNTTARDDRMVPCVRCPKAATASSSRPPSMATSWSRLATSIVQIAFSIQLILLSMYYLNSKGTNLHGVMDGGVIGASFFMVGNKMLLLLELTENGIMIVYLLLKVH from the exons ATGACGGCGGCGGTGGCTCAGAGCCATGAGTGTGACGGAGGCTGGGGAAAGAACGGAAACACTACTGCTCGCGATGACAGGATGGTGCCATGCGTGCGCTGCCCCAAGGCTGCAACTGCTTCCTCCAGTCGTCCCCCCTCCATGGCTACATCTTG GTCTCGCTTAGCTACTAGTATAGTGCAGATTGCTTTCTCTATTCAATTGATTTTGTTGTCTATGTATTACCTGAACTCCAAGGGAACCAACTTACATGGTGTAATGGATGGAG GTGTTATTGGGGCGTCTTTTTTCATGGTTGGAAACAAGATGTTGCTGCTGTTGGAGCTCACAGAGAATGGTATTATGATAGTCTACTTACTTCTAAAGGTGCATTAG
- the LOC125543352 gene encoding uncharacterized protein LOC125543352, with protein sequence MTLEGIIDDYFDGYFSEEMIVPVYGTKLDAARCDVVLCRRGASRRHIYPLPPLDVVRYGHRHGKVTTEIPHFNPRIRGGCGGQLVTELKIWFSVNGWLRSSARGGGALRRQLHAFISCFVYYFSLSESIRDSIVSHYQRNYGGVSLGIRSGSNKPRLFGGLFGAPVVDIAGIAKGLGCNTCSELYSIRKFSKN encoded by the exons ATGACATTGGAAGGAATTATCGATGACTACTTTGATGGGTACTTTTCTGAAGAAATGATTGTCCCAG TTTACGGTACTAAGCTTGACGCTGCTCGGTGTGATGTTGTTCTTTGTCGGCGTGGAGCTAGTCGTCGCCACATATACCCGTTGCCTCCGCTTGATGTAGTTCGCTATGGACATAGACATGGGAAAGTCACGACGGAGATCCCCCACTTCAACCCACGGATCCGGGGTGGCTGTGGTGGTCAGCTGGTGACTGAGCTCAAAATCTGGTTCAGCGTCAATGGTTGGCTGCGCTCCAGTGCGAGGGGTGGTGGCGCTTTGAGGAGACAGCTGCATGCCTTCATCAGTTGCTTTGTGTACTACTTTTCACTTTCAGAATCAATTCGTGATTCCATAGTGAGTCATTACCAACGAAATTATGGGGGGGTTTCCCTAGGCATCAGATCAGGAAGCAACAAGCCCCGTCTCTTTGGTGGTCTCTTTGGTGCTCCAGTAGTGGATATTGCTGGAATAGCTAAAGGACTTGGTTGTAACACTTGCTCTGAACTTTACTCAATAAGAAAGTTTTCGAAAAATTGA